A single genomic interval of Helianthus annuus cultivar XRQ/B chromosome 13, HanXRQr2.0-SUNRISE, whole genome shotgun sequence harbors:
- the LOC110865532 gene encoding uncharacterized protein LOC110865532, producing MGNFVSCFTSSQETQTFPIDTSFKLPSPLPSWPPGDGFASGIIDLGGLEVCQITSFTKIWSTSQDGSDATDVTFFEPSPIPDGFSMLGCYCQSNDTPLFGWVLAGKDVSGGTLAAPVDYTLVWSSNDSCYVWLPTPPEGFKSVGYTITTLPSKPSLDQIWCVRADLTDETEVDALLWSSSDVNVYGLRPKVRGRQALGVSVGTFIISKNGDDTSLLSLSCLRNNNFENITSFMPNLDQIDALIKEYSPRFYFHPKETYFFASTTWYFTNGVQLYHTGEESNPIPVDPTGSNLPQGGSNDGTYWLDLPVDEAERERVKKGDLQSCEAYLHVKPMLGATFTDLAIWVFYPFNGPSTAKLGLVDIPLGRIGEHIGDWEHVTLRVSNFNGLLYRVYFAQHSGGMWVDTTSLEFLDGSNNFAAYPSLNGHATYPVPGLVLQGNDVVGLRNDTAKSDKFFNVKERYSVMAAEYINYVIELPWVNFARKWGPKITYEVGIEIEKIQNSVAGTLASPIGSLLGLIPREFSSEDGPIGPKMKVDWDGDER from the exons ATGGGAAACTTTGTGTCTTGCTTTACCTCATCACAAGAAACCCAAACTTTTCCCATTGATACCAGCTTCAAGCTTCCATCTCCATTGCCTTCTTGGCCACCAG GAGATGGTTTTGCTAGTGGAATAATTGATCTTGGAGGACTTGAAGTTTGCCAAATAACATCTTTCACCAAAATATGGTCCACTTCTCAAGATGGATCAGATGCCACTGATGTCACATTCTTTGAGCCATCACCCATACCAGATGGCTTTTCCATGCTTGGTTGTTATTGCCAATCCAATGATACCCCACTTTTTGGCTGGGTTCTCGCAGGAAAAGATGTTTCCGGTGGAACCCTAGCTGCTCCGGTCGACTACACTCTAGTCTGGAGCAGCAATGATTCATGTTATGTCTGGCTACCAACCCCACCGGAGGGTTTTAAGTCAGTAGGCTACACCATCACTACCTTGCCTAGCAAACCTTCACTGGATCAAATCTGGTGTGTTCGAGCCGATCTAACCGATGAAACCGAAGTAGATGCATTGTTATGGAGTTCTAGTGATGTGAATGTGTATGGGTTAAGGCCAAAAGTTAGGGGGAGACAAGCTCTAGGGGTGTCTGTAGGTACATTCATAATTAGCAAAAATGGAGATGATACAAGTTTATTATCTCTTTCTTGTTTAAGGAATAATAACTTTGAGAACATAACTTCTTTCATGCCAAATTTAGACCAAATTGATGCCCTAATTAAAGAATACTCCCCAAGATTCTATTTTCACCCTAAAGAAACCTACTTTTTTGCTTCAACAACATGGTATTTCACCAATGGGGTTCAACTCTACCACACAGGAGAAGAGTCAAACCCTATCCCTGTGGATCCCACCGGCTCGAACCTTCCTCAAGGTGGTTCGAATGATGGCACATACTGGCTCGACCTGCCAGTTGATGAAGCTGAGAGAGAAAGGGTCAAGAAAGGTGACTTGCAAAGTTGTGAGGCTTATCTTCATGTCAAACCAATGCTTGGAGCCACATTTACTGATTTAGCCATTTGGGTTTTTTACCCTTTTAATGGCCCTTCAACTGCTAAATTGGGGTTGGTGGATATCCCTCTAGGTAGGATTGGTGAACATATAGGAGATTGGGAGCATGTGACCCTTAGGGTTAGCAATTTTAACGGACTTTTATATCGTGTTTATTTTGCGCAACATAGTGGAGGGATGTGGGTGGACACAACGTCTCTCGAGTTTTTAGACGGTAGTAACAACTTCGCAGCTTACCCGTCACTGAATGGCCACGCAACATACCCGGTCCCAGGACTTGTACTGCAAGGAAATGATGTGGTTGGTCTTAGAAATGATACTGCAAAAAGTGACAAATTTTTTAATGTAAAAGAAAGATATTCAGTCATGGCTGCCGAATACATCAATTATGTAATTGAGTTGCCATGGGTGAATTTCGCAAGAAAATGGGGTCCAAAAATAACGTATGAGGTTGGAATTGAGATTGAAAAAATTCAGAATTCCGTAGCCGGAACTTTAGCATCGCCAATAGGAAGCTTGCTTGGCCTTATACCGAGGGAATTTTCAAGTGAGGATGGACCTATCGGACCTAAAATGAAGGTTGATTGGGACGGTGATGAACGCTGA